The Virgibacillus sp. MSP4-1 genome has a segment encoding these proteins:
- a CDS encoding phasin family protein has translation MKDTVKKGLSLGIGLALTSKEHAEKVLDDLVKRGELTKQESKEFFNEIRERGEESQEELDGKIHEKLNKVLNDLNVATKEDLSDLEKRLEQIEQQLDRQN, from the coding sequence ATGAAGGATACAGTGAAAAAAGGCTTATCTTTAGGTATTGGTTTAGCTCTTACAAGTAAGGAACATGCGGAAAAAGTCCTGGATGACCTCGTTAAAAGAGGGGAGCTGACGAAACAGGAATCCAAGGAGTTTTTTAATGAAATTCGGGAAAGAGGAGAGGAATCACAGGAAGAGCTGGACGGAAAGATACACGAAAAATTAAATAAGGTACTGAACGATCTGAATGTCGCGACGAAGGAAGATCTAAGTGACCTTGAAAAGCGTCTGGAGCAAATCGAACAGCAGCTGGATCGCCAAAACTAA
- a CDS encoding AarF/ABC1/UbiB kinase family protein, which translates to MQRYREIVTAFSRNGFGFFVRELGLDTILSLPKRLIIRDKAENVHTKTRGERVRLFLEELGPTFVKLGQVASTRPDLLPEDIIKELQKLQDDVPPFPYEEGKPIIERELGADVDEIFAVFEETPLAAASIGQVHYGVLKSGEKVAVKIQRPDIEERIKTDLEILLQLALMAELRIEWAAHYQVREMVEEFSRAILDELDYTKEGRNADKMARQFYDTPAIRIPDIYWDLSTKKVLTMEFVEGTKLNNVDRLRDMGFDTKQLGERLTNAVLHQVLIEGFFHGDLHPGNISVQSGEVIIFMDFGLAGRITADMKDNFASLVIAMMRQNTDGVIRAITRMGLVPDDVDMNVLRADVDELREKYYDVSLSQISLGDAVNDLFDVANRHRIKLPSDLTLLGKTLLTLEGIVEKLDPEISIIKIAEPFGKQLLKERYHPKTVAENMFNQWSEFRDILVDAPGSFRELSSMIKKGKIPLELSMPRLEQFLNKLDRVSNRLSFSIVLLAFSIIMVGLIVGSAISGESSLVWDIPAVEIGFVVASLMFLWLLYSIFKSGRF; encoded by the coding sequence ATGCAGCGCTACAGGGAAATTGTGACGGCATTCTCACGCAATGGCTTTGGTTTTTTTGTCAGGGAATTAGGTCTGGATACTATTCTTTCTTTACCAAAGAGGTTGATTATTCGAGATAAAGCCGAGAATGTACATACAAAAACCAGGGGAGAACGGGTCCGGCTATTTTTAGAGGAACTGGGCCCAACGTTCGTTAAACTGGGACAAGTAGCCAGTACACGACCTGATTTACTTCCGGAAGACATTATAAAAGAGCTGCAAAAACTGCAGGATGACGTTCCCCCTTTTCCATATGAGGAAGGAAAACCGATTATTGAGCGTGAGCTAGGTGCAGACGTTGATGAAATTTTCGCTGTATTTGAAGAAACCCCTCTCGCAGCCGCATCCATTGGTCAGGTTCATTATGGTGTCTTAAAATCCGGGGAAAAGGTAGCGGTGAAAATTCAGCGTCCGGATATTGAGGAACGAATTAAAACCGATCTGGAAATTCTGCTGCAGTTGGCTCTTATGGCCGAGCTCCGGATTGAGTGGGCAGCCCATTATCAGGTCAGAGAGATGGTTGAGGAGTTTTCCCGGGCGATTCTGGATGAACTTGATTATACCAAGGAAGGTCGAAATGCCGATAAAATGGCGAGACAGTTTTATGATACACCGGCCATTCGGATTCCGGACATTTATTGGGATCTATCGACGAAAAAGGTTCTCACCATGGAATTTGTAGAAGGCACTAAGCTGAACAATGTGGATCGGCTGAGGGACATGGGCTTTGACACTAAGCAATTGGGAGAGCGACTGACGAATGCCGTTTTACATCAAGTATTAATCGAAGGCTTTTTCCATGGTGATCTTCATCCAGGCAATATTTCAGTACAATCGGGCGAAGTCATCATATTTATGGATTTTGGACTGGCAGGTCGAATCACAGCTGATATGAAGGATAATTTTGCTTCGTTAGTGATTGCGATGATGCGTCAAAATACGGATGGTGTCATCCGGGCCATCACCAGGATGGGACTGGTTCCTGATGATGTGGATATGAATGTACTGCGTGCGGATGTCGATGAGCTCCGGGAGAAATATTACGATGTATCCTTAAGCCAGATTAGTCTTGGGGATGCGGTTAATGATTTGTTTGACGTGGCGAATCGGCATCGGATTAAACTGCCGTCTGATCTGACTTTATTAGGAAAAACCCTTCTCACTCTCGAAGGAATCGTTGAAAAGCTCGATCCTGAGATTAGCATTATAAAGATTGCTGAGCCGTTTGGTAAGCAACTATTAAAAGAACGTTATCATCCTAAGACTGTGGCTGAAAATATGTTTAACCAGTGGAGTGAGTTTCGGGACATTCTTGTTGATGCACCGGGAAGTTTCCGAGAGCTGTCGTCCATGATTAAAAAGGGAAAAATTCCTCTTGAACTGTCTATGCCGAGGCTGGAGCAGTTCTTAAATAAATTGGACAGGGTCAGTAATCGGCTGTCCTTCAGTATCGTTTTACTGGCATTCAGTATCATTATGGTCGGTTTAATAGTCGGTTCAGCTATAAGTGGAGAATCCTCATTGGTCTGGGATATACCGGCAGTGGAAATCGGATTTGTTGTTGCTTCCCTGATGTTCCTCTGGCTGTTGTATTCGATATTCAAGTCGGGGAGATTTTGA
- the fdhD gene encoding formate dehydrogenase accessory sulfurtransferase FdhD: MSDETINHWNIIEYDGEALSEKDEIIATELPVTVVVNGVEFATMVCSPEDLHDLIVGFLASEGLILFYEDVKSIDLDEDAGFIYVDLHKPLPEDTESHSKRFIGSCCGKSRQFYFKNDVKTAKTVLSRMRITVNQSLSLMKELQEHSEYFHLTGGVHNAALCTLDEMLTIRTDIGRHNALDKIYGHVIKNKIRLSDKLIVFSGRISSEVLLKISKIGVGILISKSAPTDLALRLANDLQITTIGFVRGNKLNVYTHPERLLEVSGTEA; this comes from the coding sequence ATGTCAGATGAAACCATAAACCATTGGAATATTATCGAATATGACGGGGAAGCATTATCTGAGAAGGACGAAATCATCGCAACAGAATTGCCAGTTACCGTTGTTGTGAATGGGGTGGAATTTGCAACGATGGTCTGTTCCCCTGAAGATTTACATGATCTGATCGTCGGGTTTCTTGCTTCAGAAGGTCTTATTCTCTTTTACGAGGATGTAAAATCCATCGACTTGGATGAGGATGCCGGATTTATATATGTTGATTTGCATAAACCCTTACCTGAGGATACGGAGAGTCATTCAAAGCGTTTTATCGGTTCCTGCTGCGGGAAAAGTCGTCAGTTTTATTTCAAAAACGATGTAAAAACAGCAAAAACGGTCCTGAGCCGAATGAGGATTACGGTGAATCAGAGCTTATCCCTGATGAAGGAGCTTCAGGAGCATTCAGAGTATTTTCATCTGACAGGCGGCGTCCATAATGCAGCCCTCTGTACATTGGATGAAATGCTCACCATCCGGACAGATATTGGACGTCATAATGCTCTCGATAAAATTTATGGTCATGTCATCAAAAATAAAATCAGACTTTCAGATAAACTGATTGTTTTCAGTGGCCGAATTTCATCAGAGGTGCTATTAAAAATCTCCAAAATAGGGGTGGGAATTCTCATTTCAAAATCGGCACCGACGGACTTGGCTCTTCGTCTGGCCAATGATCTTCAGATTACGACGATAGGATTTGTCAGGGGCAATAAACTGAACGTCTATACTCACCCGGAACGATTGCTGGAGGTCAGCGGGACAGAGGCTTGA
- a CDS encoding SDR family oxidoreductase produces the protein MKVLIVGANGQIGKHLVSFIQDSDNLEAKAMIRNQEQASFFVDLGAETAVVNLEQDIDAIAKAAEGVDAIVFTAGSGPHTGKDKTIMVDLDGAVKTIEAAKAAGVKRFVMISSFDTTREAIQEAPSSFAPYVAAKHYADEWLKGTDLDYTIIHPGLLTNDDGKGQVEAAEKVERGEVPREDVARVIAATLENDATIGKEFQLVTGTTPVKDAVDSL, from the coding sequence ATGAAGGTTCTTATTGTAGGCGCAAATGGACAAATTGGAAAGCATCTTGTTTCATTTATTCAGGATAGTGACAATCTCGAAGCAAAGGCTATGATTCGAAATCAGGAGCAGGCTTCCTTTTTTGTAGATTTAGGTGCAGAAACCGCAGTGGTCAATCTGGAACAGGATATTGATGCCATTGCCAAAGCGGCCGAGGGAGTGGACGCCATCGTATTTACGGCCGGATCAGGCCCGCACACTGGAAAAGATAAAACCATCATGGTTGACCTGGATGGTGCGGTTAAGACAATTGAGGCAGCAAAGGCGGCTGGTGTGAAGCGGTTTGTGATGATCAGCTCGTTTGATACCACCAGAGAGGCCATTCAGGAAGCGCCGTCCTCCTTTGCCCCTTATGTTGCAGCGAAACATTATGCGGACGAATGGCTAAAAGGTACAGATCTGGATTATACGATCATTCATCCTGGACTTTTAACGAATGATGACGGAAAGGGTCAGGTAGAAGCAGCCGAAAAAGTCGAGCGTGGTGAAGTTCCACGTGAGGATGTGGCACGAGTGATTGCAGCCACACTGGAAAATGACGCAACCATTGGTAAGGAGTTTCAGCTGGTAACGGGTACAACTCCTGTTAAGGATGCAGTTGATTCACTTTAA
- a CDS encoding nitrate reductase subunit alpha: MARRGNKLLDHLKYLKKGNRINDGFTEESPRPRDSEEIYRRRWQHDKIVRSTHGVNCTGSCSWKIYVKDGIITSETQQTDYPSTGDDFPEYEPRGCPRGASFSWYTYSPVRVKFPYIRGDLYELWKTERNLGKDPVEAWESIQIDPEKRQQIVQARGKGGFVRTDWKEVCQIIASSIIYTIKKYGPDRVVGFSPIPAMSMVSYAGGARFLSLLGGTLLSFYDWYADLPPASPQVWGEQTDVPESADWYNTKYFIIWGTNLPQTRTPDAHFMVEARYNGTKVVGVSPDYAEYEKFADLWLPARAGTDGALAMAMTHVILKEYYVKQQTPYFNDYVKQYTDLPFLVLLNKHGEEYRSDRFLRASDINGQHKLGEWKTVVWDENTNELEVPNGSQGFRWDKGSNWNLKLEKEDGTQINPNLSFIDQSDEVTQVTFPYFAEEEGGAVSRGVPVKYIQDKDGNELTVTTVYDLMMAHVGVDRGLPGDYPTSYEDEKPYTPAWQESITGVNKNHVIKIAKEFADNAARTKGKSMIALGGGSNHWFHSDQIYRSILNLVLLTGSQGVNGGGWAHYVGQEKVRPTEGWNMVSFAGDWGNVPRLQNGTSFFYFATEQFRYESEIDKKETPWNGKYHHMHPADANALSARLGWLPSFPQFTQNSIDLVKESRENGAQDEKEIIDDVVKKIKTGEIDWSIENPDDPRNFPRVFFNWRSNLLGDSGKGHEYFAKHLIGGDSQVMTDAKNSWQPEEVNVSDVPPEGKTDLFVSIDFRMTSSGLFSDIVLPAATWYEKFDISSTDMHPFIHPFNAAISPPWQAKSDWDSFREIAKVFSELAEEHLPAQEDLVMRPLGHDSEDEIAQVYGKVKDWRKGETEPIPGKTMPNLKVVERDYPNLYQKMTTIGPELKKGYGGKGVKIPGEDVYEDLKSRLGTSGRKGIGKGNPDLYTDKKAIDAILNMSGATNGKRAIAGWKSMEAKTGQKLTEIAEPREEDDFTLRDLTIQPRTSISTPVWSGLEKDGRRYSPFTVNTEYLIPWRTLTGRQSFYLDHEMMLDYGEGLPLYLPPLNAGPFLKKDKGVEDDGQSLTVRYLTPHQKWGIHTMFTESTPMVQLFRGWQVVWMNEKDAASVGIKDNDFIEVYNRNGVISARAVITYRIPRGMVYMYHAQDRTMGVPGTSINKKRGGTHNSVTRITLKPTHMIGGYSQLSYGFNYYGPTGHQRDTMAVIRPLKEVDWLEN; the protein is encoded by the coding sequence ATGGCAAGAAGAGGCAATAAATTATTGGATCACTTAAAGTACTTAAAAAAAGGAAATCGAATCAATGATGGTTTTACTGAGGAAAGCCCCCGTCCAAGAGATTCTGAGGAGATATACCGGCGCAGATGGCAACATGATAAAATTGTCCGTTCCACCCATGGCGTAAATTGCACGGGTTCCTGCAGCTGGAAAATCTATGTAAAGGACGGGATTATCACTTCAGAAACCCAGCAGACCGATTATCCTTCTACTGGGGATGATTTTCCGGAATACGAGCCTCGTGGCTGTCCAAGAGGAGCGAGTTTTTCCTGGTATACGTACAGTCCTGTGAGGGTGAAATTTCCTTACATACGTGGAGACTTATATGAATTATGGAAGACAGAGCGAAATCTAGGTAAGGATCCGGTTGAGGCATGGGAAAGCATCCAGATTGATCCCGAAAAAAGACAGCAAATTGTTCAGGCACGTGGAAAAGGCGGATTCGTAAGGACGGATTGGAAGGAAGTCTGCCAAATCATTGCCAGCTCTATTATTTATACAATTAAAAAATATGGTCCGGATCGGGTTGTTGGTTTCAGTCCTATTCCCGCGATGTCCATGGTCAGCTATGCAGGTGGTGCCCGGTTTTTATCCCTGCTTGGCGGAACACTTCTGAGTTTCTATGACTGGTATGCAGATCTGCCGCCAGCCTCCCCGCAGGTCTGGGGTGAGCAGACCGATGTTCCGGAAAGTGCCGACTGGTATAACACGAAATATTTTATTATCTGGGGCACGAATCTCCCACAGACCCGTACACCAGATGCCCACTTTATGGTAGAGGCCAGGTACAACGGAACAAAAGTGGTTGGGGTCAGTCCCGATTACGCAGAATATGAAAAGTTTGCTGATTTATGGCTCCCGGCCAGGGCAGGAACAGATGGAGCCCTGGCGATGGCCATGACTCATGTGATTTTAAAAGAATATTATGTAAAGCAGCAAACACCTTATTTTAATGACTATGTCAAACAATATACGGATTTGCCGTTTCTTGTGCTGTTAAATAAGCATGGAGAGGAATACAGGAGCGACCGTTTCTTAAGGGCTTCAGATATTAATGGTCAACACAAGCTTGGCGAGTGGAAAACGGTGGTCTGGGATGAAAACACCAATGAGCTGGAGGTTCCAAACGGCAGTCAAGGTTTTCGCTGGGATAAAGGAAGCAATTGGAATCTCAAGCTGGAAAAGGAAGATGGAACACAGATTAATCCAAATCTCAGCTTTATCGATCAATCCGATGAAGTGACACAGGTGACCTTTCCTTATTTTGCCGAAGAGGAAGGTGGGGCTGTTTCCCGCGGAGTTCCCGTCAAGTATATTCAGGATAAAGACGGAAATGAGCTTACAGTAACAACGGTTTATGACCTTATGATGGCTCATGTGGGTGTGGACAGAGGCTTACCAGGTGATTATCCAACAAGCTATGAGGATGAAAAGCCTTATACACCTGCCTGGCAGGAAAGTATTACAGGTGTTAACAAAAATCATGTTATTAAGATTGCCAAAGAATTTGCTGATAATGCAGCCAGAACGAAAGGGAAATCCATGATCGCCCTGGGGGGAGGCTCCAATCACTGGTTCCATAGTGATCAAATCTATCGTTCTATTTTAAACCTTGTTCTATTAACAGGTTCTCAAGGTGTGAACGGCGGAGGATGGGCTCATTACGTGGGTCAGGAAAAGGTCCGCCCGACTGAAGGCTGGAATATGGTTTCCTTCGCAGGGGACTGGGGAAATGTGCCTCGTCTGCAAAATGGAACCTCCTTCTTTTACTTTGCAACGGAACAATTCCGTTATGAGTCTGAGATTGATAAGAAGGAAACCCCATGGAACGGAAAATACCATCACATGCACCCGGCTGATGCCAATGCACTTTCCGCAAGATTGGGCTGGCTGCCTTCGTTCCCCCAGTTCACGCAGAATTCTATTGATCTGGTAAAGGAGAGCAGAGAGAACGGAGCGCAGGATGAAAAAGAGATTATTGATGACGTAGTGAAAAAAATCAAAACAGGGGAAATTGACTGGTCCATTGAAAATCCGGATGATCCCCGGAATTTTCCCCGAGTATTTTTTAACTGGCGCTCCAACCTGTTAGGAGACAGTGGTAAGGGTCATGAGTATTTTGCCAAGCATTTAATTGGTGGAGACAGTCAGGTTATGACCGATGCAAAAAACTCCTGGCAGCCAGAAGAAGTCAACGTTTCTGATGTGCCGCCTGAAGGGAAAACCGATTTATTCGTCAGTATTGATTTCCGGATGACAAGCTCAGGTCTGTTTTCAGATATTGTCCTTCCGGCAGCGACCTGGTATGAAAAGTTTGATATCAGCAGTACGGATATGCATCCGTTTATTCATCCATTTAATGCAGCGATTTCCCCGCCATGGCAGGCCAAAAGTGACTGGGATTCATTCCGGGAAATTGCCAAAGTCTTTTCCGAATTAGCGGAGGAGCATCTGCCTGCTCAGGAGGATCTGGTCATGAGACCCCTTGGCCACGATTCAGAGGATGAAATTGCGCAGGTTTACGGAAAGGTAAAGGATTGGCGAAAAGGAGAAACAGAGCCGATTCCTGGCAAGACGATGCCGAATTTGAAAGTGGTTGAACGGGATTATCCAAACCTTTATCAAAAAATGACAACCATAGGGCCTGAATTGAAGAAGGGCTATGGAGGAAAAGGTGTAAAAATTCCAGGAGAAGACGTTTATGAAGATTTGAAGAGCAGATTGGGAACATCAGGACGGAAAGGGATTGGAAAAGGAAACCCTGATCTTTATACAGACAAAAAAGCGATTGATGCTATTCTGAATATGTCCGGTGCAACAAATGGGAAGCGTGCCATTGCAGGCTGGAAATCCATGGAGGCAAAGACCGGGCAGAAGTTAACGGAAATTGCCGAACCCCGGGAAGAGGATGATTTTACACTTAGGGATCTGACCATTCAGCCGCGCACGTCCATTTCAACCCCTGTGTGGAGCGGTCTGGAAAAGGACGGGAGACGTTATTCGCCGTTTACGGTTAATACAGAATATCTCATTCCATGGCGAACATTGACAGGCAGACAGAGCTTTTACCTGGACCATGAAATGATGCTGGACTATGGCGAGGGGCTTCCTTTATACCTGCCACCTCTTAATGCAGGCCCATTCCTGAAAAAGGATAAGGGTGTTGAGGATGATGGGCAGTCTTTAACCGTTCGTTATTTGACCCCGCACCAGAAATGGGGTATTCACACGATGTTTACGGAATCGACCCCAATGGTTCAGCTGTTCAGAGGCTGGCAGGTTGTCTGGATGAATGAAAAAGATGCGGCGTCTGTTGGAATTAAGGATAACGATTTTATTGAGGTCTATAACAGAAATGGTGTAATTTCCGCCCGTGCGGTAATCACCTACCGAATCCCTCGTGGAATGGTTTATATGTACCACGCCCAGGATCGAACCATGGGTGTTCCTGGTACCTCAATTAACAAAAAGCGGGGAGGAACCCATAACAGTGTGACGCGAATTACGTTAAAACCGACGCATATGATTGGCGGCTATTCACAGCTTAGTTACGGGTTTAATTATTATGGGCCGACTGGTCATCAGCGGGATACGATGGCCGTCATCAGACCACTTAAGGAGGTAGATTGGCTTGAGAATTAA
- a CDS encoding ParA family protein, translating into MPVISVMNYKGGVGKTTLSANIAAGIGNRGKRVLVIDLDPQANLTLSFVNIEEWKELDQNARTIKHWYDQYLDYNQDISVKELIISPSSVNTRMNQQGHGGQLDLICSHLELVEVDMELSSKLGGPNHRTIQNNYINVLSRLCCKINELKKDYDMVIIDCPPNFNLITQNAIVSSDFYIVPAKTDYLSTLGIHTLKKHVDSLKQKYNQTLQALSRRKIPPISPEPLGIIFTMVAYHGGIPISAQREYISQLKRSELPCFDHLLRENKTLFASAPESGVPVILKKTYNTQGEKIKSEIQGMIDEILFSIGKGEG; encoded by the coding sequence ATGCCTGTCATATCTGTCATGAATTACAAAGGAGGTGTAGGGAAGACCACGTTATCTGCCAATATTGCTGCTGGTATTGGTAACCGTGGGAAAAGGGTGTTAGTCATTGATTTGGACCCGCAGGCTAATTTAACCCTGTCCTTTGTAAACATTGAGGAATGGAAGGAGCTTGACCAGAATGCACGAACTATAAAACATTGGTACGATCAATATCTCGATTATAATCAGGATATTTCAGTAAAGGAGCTCATTATTTCACCTTCCAGCGTCAACACAAGAATGAATCAACAGGGTCATGGAGGGCAGCTGGATTTAATCTGTTCCCATCTTGAACTGGTGGAGGTGGATATGGAGCTTTCCAGTAAATTGGGAGGTCCCAATCATCGGACAATCCAGAATAATTACATTAATGTGCTGTCACGTCTTTGCTGTAAAATCAATGAACTGAAAAAGGATTATGATATGGTCATCATCGACTGTCCGCCGAATTTTAACCTCATCACACAAAATGCTATCGTCTCAAGCGATTTCTATATTGTACCTGCAAAAACAGATTACTTATCTACGCTGGGGATTCATACACTTAAGAAGCATGTCGATTCTCTCAAACAAAAGTATAATCAAACCCTTCAGGCATTAAGTCGACGAAAAATCCCGCCTATATCCCCGGAACCCTTGGGTATTATCTTTACCATGGTAGCTTATCACGGTGGAATTCCCATATCTGCACAAAGGGAATATATTTCCCAGCTTAAACGGAGCGAACTGCCCTGTTTTGATCATTTGCTGAGAGAAAATAAAACGTTATTCGCCAGTGCTCCGGAGTCAGGTGTCCCAGTTATATTGAAGAAAACCTACAATACCCAGGGAGAAAAGATTAAATCCGAGATTCAGGGGATGATTGATGAGATATTATTTTCCATTGGTAAAGGGGAGGGATAG
- the narH gene encoding nitrate reductase subunit beta produces the protein MRIKAQVAMVMHLDKCIGCHTCSVTCKNTWTNRPGTEYMWFNNVETRPGVGYPKRWEDTERYKGGWELQNGKLKLRAGGPISKLTHIFYNPDMAEMEDFYEPWTYDYDNLIHSPESEHLPVARPVSQITGEYIDKPQWGSNWDDDLAGGTEVVRQDPNVEKMQEHIKTEYENTFMMYLPRICEHCLNPSCVASCPTGALYKRDEDGIVLVDQEACRGWRFCQNGCPYHKVYYNWNTHKAEKCNFCYPRTEAGLPTICSETCVGRIRYIGVVLYDADRVKEAASVEDPQDLYEAQLSCFLDPFDEEVQEKAREAGITDAWLDAAKESPVYKMAIKWKIALPLHPEYRTMPMVWYVPPLSPIMNHITNEDELDTDGYIPAVDQMRIPIEYLASLLAADDTEVVRKVLLKLSAMRVFMRGKTVGGVDEFKQSQLMKEADTDPEEIVEMARLLGIAKYEDRYVIPTGRREMDDDLQYQQGACSLEDIAPQEGVNPTFGMMKVRGDL, from the coding sequence TTGAGAATTAAAGCACAGGTAGCGATGGTGATGCATCTGGATAAATGCATTGGTTGCCACACCTGTTCGGTTACTTGTAAAAATACTTGGACGAATCGACCTGGTACGGAATATATGTGGTTTAACAACGTCGAAACCCGTCCAGGTGTCGGGTATCCAAAACGATGGGAGGATACGGAGCGCTATAAAGGCGGATGGGAGCTGCAAAACGGAAAGCTTAAGCTTCGTGCCGGTGGTCCTATCTCCAAACTTACCCATATTTTCTATAATCCTGATATGGCGGAAATGGAAGATTTTTATGAGCCATGGACCTATGATTACGACAATCTGATTCATAGTCCTGAAAGTGAACATTTACCGGTGGCAAGACCCGTATCCCAGATTACCGGTGAATATATCGATAAACCTCAATGGGGATCAAACTGGGATGACGACTTAGCTGGTGGTACAGAAGTAGTCAGGCAGGATCCAAATGTGGAAAAGATGCAGGAACATATTAAAACGGAATATGAAAACACCTTTATGATGTATCTGCCAAGAATCTGTGAGCACTGCCTAAATCCATCCTGTGTGGCCTCCTGTCCAACAGGAGCGCTGTATAAGCGTGATGAGGACGGCATTGTACTGGTTGATCAGGAAGCCTGCCGCGGCTGGCGCTTCTGTCAGAATGGCTGTCCTTATCATAAGGTTTACTATAACTGGAACACCCATAAGGCAGAAAAATGCAACTTCTGCTATCCAAGAACAGAAGCAGGCTTACCGACCATCTGTTCAGAGACCTGTGTCGGAAGAATCCGTTACATTGGGGTTGTTTTATATGATGCGGACAGAGTAAAAGAAGCAGCATCTGTAGAAGACCCTCAAGATTTATATGAAGCACAGTTATCCTGCTTCCTTGATCCATTTGATGAGGAAGTACAGGAAAAGGCCAGAGAAGCAGGAATCACGGATGCATGGCTCGATGCAGCGAAGGAATCCCCGGTTTATAAAATGGCGATTAAGTGGAAAATTGCACTGCCACTTCATCCCGAATACCGTACGATGCCAATGGTCTGGTATGTTCCGCCGCTCAGCCCAATCATGAACCACATTACGAATGAAGACGAACTGGATACGGACGGCTACATACCTGCCGTGGACCAAATGAGAATCCCTATTGAGTATCTGGCTTCGTTACTGGCTGCGGATGATACTGAAGTGGTGCGTAAAGTTCTATTAAAACTATCAGCCATGCGTGTCTTCATGCGTGGAAAAACGGTCGGTGGAGTCGATGAATTTAAACAAAGCCAGCTGATGAAAGAGGCCGATACCGACCCTGAAGAAATCGTAGAAATGGCAAGATTACTCGGTATTGCCAAATATGAAGACCGTTATGTCATTCCTACCGGACGCAGGGAGATGGATGATGACCTTCAGTATCAGCAGGGCGCATGCAGCTTAGAGGATATCGCCCCACAGGAAGGCGTCAATCCTACATTCGGTATGATGAAAGTGAGAGGCGATTTATGA
- the narJ gene encoding nitrate reductase molybdenum cofactor assembly chaperone, whose translation MIQEKQSILIIVSRLLGYPDESFTELKKDIESFIDESIESPELRENLKANCELLGQLPFKELQELYVETFDLKSKLGLYLTAHELGDSNRRGAALIKLQKIVNQAGFERVGEELADYIPMLLEFLAVTEETPETERLFHRLSVVISYMYDHIGDDNAYKGIFQMLVEHVFPAPSDEEKKQLEAGREEADLEELPYPIMYQ comes from the coding sequence ATGATTCAGGAAAAACAATCGATTCTAATCATAGTTTCAAGATTGCTGGGATATCCGGATGAGAGCTTTACAGAACTGAAAAAAGATATTGAATCATTCATAGACGAAAGCATCGAATCCCCTGAACTACGGGAGAATTTGAAAGCAAACTGTGAGCTTTTGGGACAGTTACCATTCAAAGAGTTACAGGAACTATATGTGGAAACCTTTGACTTAAAGTCCAAGCTCGGGTTATACCTCACTGCCCATGAACTGGGGGACAGCAACCGCCGAGGCGCAGCCCTGATTAAGCTGCAAAAAATCGTGAATCAAGCCGGCTTTGAACGGGTTGGAGAGGAACTGGCCGATTATATCCCTATGCTTCTGGAATTTCTGGCTGTTACCGAAGAAACCCCGGAAACCGAACGTTTATTTCATCGTCTTTCTGTTGTTATCTCCTATATGTATGATCATATAGGAGATGACAACGCCTATAAAGGTATCTTTCAAATGTTAGTTGAACACGTCTTTCCGGCTCCATCTGATGAGGAAAAGAAACAGCTGGAAGCAGGGAGAGAGGAAGCTGACTTAGAAGAACTGCCTTATCCAATCATGTATCAATAA